Proteins encoded by one window of Blastopirellula marina:
- the hemL gene encoding glutamate-1-semialdehyde 2,1-aminomutase produces the protein MSRTKSHEVFARAKHLMPGGVNSPARAFGGVGGEPIVFERGQGAYLVDVDGNQYIDYIGSWGPMILGHLHPAVREALHAAVDQGTSFGAPTERENGLAELIIELVPSVEQVRLVNSGTEATMSAIRLARGFTGRNKIVKFAGNYHGHVDSLLVAAGSAAATLGVPNSPGVTPGTAQDTIVLPYNNLEALDQLFAEHPDEIAGVIFEPVVGNMGCVPPMPGFLEKIREHCDHYGAVMIMDEVMTGFRVAMGGAQQLFGIKPDLTTLGKIVGGGLPIGAYGGRADIMGHIMPAGEVYQAGTLSGNPLATAAGIATLQTLKDTNPYPQLDSHTQLLEQGLTAAAAEAGIPTVTGRVGSMLTLFFHNEPVRSWDDAAKCDTARYGKYFWEMIERGIYLPCSQYEALFVSAAHSDADIAKTIDAAKDAMLAIKK, from the coding sequence ATGTCACGCACTAAGAGCCATGAAGTTTTTGCTCGAGCCAAGCATTTGATGCCGGGTGGGGTGAATTCTCCGGCTCGGGCTTTTGGGGGTGTTGGGGGCGAGCCGATTGTGTTTGAGCGGGGCCAGGGGGCTTACCTCGTTGATGTCGATGGGAACCAGTACATCGACTATATCGGGTCGTGGGGGCCAATGATTCTGGGGCATTTGCACCCGGCAGTTCGCGAGGCCTTGCATGCGGCCGTGGATCAGGGGACCAGCTTCGGGGCCCCCACCGAGCGCGAGAACGGGCTGGCCGAACTGATCATCGAGCTGGTCCCTTCCGTCGAACAGGTTCGCCTGGTCAACAGCGGAACCGAGGCGACCATGAGCGCCATCCGCCTGGCGCGTGGTTTCACGGGGCGAAACAAGATTGTCAAGTTCGCCGGCAACTATCACGGTCACGTCGATAGCCTATTGGTGGCCGCTGGCAGCGCGGCGGCGACCCTCGGCGTGCCGAACTCGCCAGGCGTGACACCGGGGACCGCGCAGGACACGATTGTGCTACCTTATAACAACCTTGAAGCCCTCGACCAATTGTTCGCCGAGCACCCTGACGAGATCGCCGGCGTGATCTTCGAGCCGGTCGTTGGCAACATGGGCTGCGTCCCGCCGATGCCAGGCTTTCTGGAAAAAATCCGCGAGCACTGCGATCACTACGGCGCGGTGATGATCATGGACGAAGTGATGACCGGCTTCCGCGTCGCGATGGGTGGGGCTCAGCAGTTGTTCGGCATTAAGCCGGACCTGACGACGCTGGGTAAAATCGTCGGTGGCGGGCTACCGATCGGGGCCTATGGTGGGCGAGCCGATATCATGGGACACATCATGCCAGCCGGCGAAGTCTATCAGGCAGGCACGCTCAGCGGTAATCCGCTGGCAACCGCGGCGGGAATTGCGACGCTACAGACGCTGAAAGATACGAACCCGTATCCACAACTCGACTCGCACACCCAGCTACTGGAACAGGGCCTGACTGCCGCGGCTGCCGAAGCAGGCATTCCGACGGTCACCGGCCGCGTGGGCAGCATGCTGACCCTCTTTTTCCACAACGAGCCCGTCCGCAGCTGGGACGACGCCGCGAAGTGCGACACGGCCCGCTACGGGAAGTACTTCTGGGAAATGATCGAACGAGGGATCTACCTGCCGTGCAGCCAGTACGAAGCACTATTCGTTTCGGCCGCTCATTCCGACGCGGATATCGCGAAAACGATCGATGCCGCGAAGGATGCCATGTTGGCGATCAAGAAGTAA
- a CDS encoding phosphotransferase enzyme family protein: MDPNHLPVDDSSAYHDALAQCVDHWGLVLEKTSLIRDGINHVYGTETHEGAPVIVRISDGAVRSDAELWAELLWLAHLRKNGCMVTHPIPSKRGELLETIEHDDAVLHVACFERFPGKHLHKNSIDEWNDQLLLDLGRQIGRIHRLSDEFHLPSNKDRKQWYDVEETHFPNPLLPAYNADVVDVMRTFIRTIRQRPTQPRHYGLVHRDIHAGNFLVDAGRIEIIDFDLGCYGWRTMDFATLLFARYYFPSISVPDASPKKAGECLGLLVRGYREEYTVDDDQLETVADMVLIHSTLNYVIVRPAIEHWQLAIQSETCSVAESMVWLENLWLTGHQLEVDLSQV; encoded by the coding sequence GTGGACCCTAATCATTTGCCTGTCGATGATTCGTCTGCCTATCACGATGCATTGGCCCAGTGCGTCGATCATTGGGGGTTGGTGCTCGAAAAGACGTCGCTGATTCGTGATGGGATCAATCACGTCTATGGCACCGAAACCCACGAAGGGGCACCGGTAATTGTGCGGATCTCGGATGGGGCCGTTCGTAGCGATGCGGAGCTATGGGCTGAACTACTGTGGCTGGCTCATCTGCGGAAAAACGGCTGCATGGTGACCCATCCGATTCCTTCCAAACGAGGCGAACTGCTCGAAACGATCGAGCACGACGACGCCGTGTTGCATGTGGCCTGCTTCGAGCGTTTCCCTGGCAAACACCTGCACAAAAACTCAATCGACGAGTGGAACGATCAGTTGCTGCTGGACCTGGGACGGCAGATTGGCCGCATCCATCGTCTCTCTGACGAGTTCCATCTGCCCTCTAACAAAGACCGCAAGCAGTGGTACGACGTCGAGGAAACGCACTTCCCCAATCCGCTGCTGCCGGCCTACAACGCCGACGTGGTCGATGTAATGAGAACCTTCATTAGGACCATTCGCCAACGGCCGACGCAGCCGCGACATTACGGTCTGGTGCATCGCGACATTCACGCAGGCAACTTTCTGGTCGATGCCGGCCGCATCGAGATCATCGACTTCGACCTCGGGTGCTATGGTTGGCGAACGATGGATTTCGCGACGCTGCTGTTTGCCCGGTACTACTTCCCCAGTATCAGCGTGCCGGATGCTTCGCCGAAGAAAGCCGGCGAGTGCCTGGGCCTGCTGGTGCGAGGGTACCGCGAAGAGTACACGGTTGACGACGACCAGTTGGAAACAGTCGCCGACATGGTGCTGATCCACAGCACGCTGAATTACGTGATCGTTCGCCCGGCGATCGAGCACTGGCAATTGGCCATTCAAAGCGAGACCTGCTCGGTGGCCGAGAGCATGGTATGGCTGGAAAACCTATGGCTCACCGGGCACCAGTTGGAAGTCGATCTGAGCCAGGTGTGA
- the tsaB gene encoding tRNA (adenosine(37)-N6)-threonylcarbamoyltransferase complex dimerization subunit type 1 TsaB → MKTLAIDTSTRQSSLALFQGSELIVAQWLDPTLPTTQAITPLMQQLVDEAGWKPTDLQLVIVAQGPGSFTGLRIGVMTAKTIAYVAGATTVGVNTLRAIAHRCDDNVSRLHVVMDAQRKQFFHAACDRDDTGKYVEVQSTQIVDDKEFMASLNPGESITGPGLKNKLSLVPEGVRVVDENEWAPTAEAVGRVGITDFLAGRYDDFWSLNPNYYRKSAAEEKLESEA, encoded by the coding sequence TTGAAAACGCTCGCCATCGATACCTCGACCCGGCAAAGCTCGCTCGCCTTGTTCCAGGGCAGCGAACTGATAGTCGCCCAGTGGCTGGACCCCACCTTGCCCACCACCCAGGCTATCACCCCGCTGATGCAGCAACTGGTCGACGAGGCTGGCTGGAAGCCGACCGACCTGCAGCTGGTGATCGTTGCCCAGGGGCCCGGTTCTTTTACGGGGCTTCGGATTGGCGTAATGACCGCTAAGACAATTGCTTACGTCGCCGGTGCAACGACCGTTGGGGTGAATACATTGAGGGCCATTGCTCACCGCTGCGACGACAATGTCTCGCGCCTGCACGTAGTGATGGACGCCCAGAGGAAGCAGTTCTTCCATGCCGCCTGCGATCGGGACGACACCGGGAAGTATGTCGAAGTACAATCGACGCAAATCGTGGATGACAAAGAGTTTATGGCCTCGTTGAACCCAGGCGAATCGATCACCGGCCCCGGCCTGAAGAACAAACTTTCGCTGGTACCGGAAGGGGTTCGTGTGGTCGACGAGAACGAATGGGCCCCGACCGCCGAAGCCGTGGGCCGCGTCGGTATCACCGATTTCCTGGCCGGACGCTACGACGATTTCTGGTCGTTGAACCCCAATTACTACCGCAAAAGCGCAGCCGAAGAAAAACTGGAAAGCGAAGCCTAG
- a CDS encoding metallophosphoesterase family protein, whose product MKRALISDIHGNLEALNAVLDDIRQQGISEIYCLGDVIGYGPNPVECLDMVRRKCAMCLLGNHDQAALFDPEGFNPVAFRAILWTRDQIDNSSGGAAAVNERWDFLGELPRTHVEPNRLYVHGSPRDPTNEYVFPEDVYNQRKMENLFERVEQFSFQGHTHIPGVFTPSLEFFGPDECDHEYRFGDEKALFNVGSVGQPRDGDPRSCYVILTDESIVFRRVEYDTEVTAKKIYDTPQLDNMLGDRLRDGR is encoded by the coding sequence GTGAAACGTGCCCTCATCAGCGACATCCACGGTAACTTGGAAGCCTTGAACGCGGTCTTGGACGACATTCGCCAGCAAGGAATCAGCGAGATTTACTGCCTGGGCGATGTCATCGGCTACGGCCCCAACCCGGTCGAGTGCTTGGACATGGTTCGACGCAAGTGCGCCATGTGCCTGCTTGGCAACCATGACCAGGCTGCACTATTCGACCCGGAAGGATTCAACCCGGTCGCATTCCGCGCCATTCTGTGGACGCGCGATCAGATCGACAACTCGTCTGGCGGTGCTGCTGCCGTGAACGAGCGATGGGACTTCCTGGGTGAGCTTCCGCGAACGCACGTCGAGCCGAATCGGCTGTACGTGCATGGTTCGCCTCGTGATCCAACTAACGAATACGTCTTCCCGGAAGACGTTTACAACCAGCGGAAGATGGAGAACCTGTTCGAGCGCGTCGAGCAGTTCAGCTTCCAAGGTCATACGCACATCCCTGGCGTGTTTACGCCGAGCCTGGAGTTCTTCGGCCCCGACGAGTGCGATCACGAGTACCGATTTGGCGACGAGAAGGCATTGTTCAATGTCGGTAGCGTCGGCCAGCCGCGCGATGGTGATCCGCGGTCGTGCTATGTGATTCTTACGGACGAATCGATCGTCTTCCGCCGTGTGGAATACGACACCGAAGTCACGGCAAAGAAGATCTACGACACGCCTCAGTTAGACAACATGCTGGGTGACCGGCTGCGAGATGGTCGCTAA
- a CDS encoding helix-turn-helix domain-containing protein, with protein sequence MGWALPPTRRSYPVRGEFVKFLRERRGWTQDDFAKICGYSERLIRKAEGSDSLSPEAIADMAEALSNDGAQVFPEDLVSDPLAAAKLFIESYDLHEQAMLSHCGHVLADDVVLWCAGAEQGIPFAGTFHGLAGLQEWLDRFFSIIKRPARGVMKPTYSLAGNEVIAKYEEPTSVNGVPGDPLWIVNITKFERGKIIRIENYFDTYTGQNAMNAHGGLPDSDG encoded by the coding sequence ATGGGATGGGCACTTCCCCCAACGCGTCGGTCGTATCCTGTCCGGGGCGAGTTTGTTAAGTTTCTTCGCGAGCGTCGGGGCTGGACGCAGGATGATTTCGCCAAGATCTGTGGCTACTCGGAACGCTTGATTCGCAAAGCTGAGGGCTCTGACAGTTTAAGCCCCGAAGCGATCGCTGACATGGCCGAAGCTCTTAGTAACGATGGGGCGCAGGTCTTTCCCGAGGATCTCGTTTCCGATCCTCTAGCGGCGGCCAAACTGTTTATCGAAAGCTATGACCTGCACGAACAGGCGATGCTCTCGCATTGCGGACATGTCCTGGCCGACGACGTTGTCCTGTGGTGTGCCGGTGCCGAGCAGGGGATTCCGTTTGCGGGTACGTTTCACGGACTGGCAGGCCTGCAAGAGTGGCTCGACCGTTTCTTTTCCATCATCAAACGCCCCGCCCGCGGCGTGATGAAGCCGACATATTCGCTCGCCGGAAATGAGGTGATCGCCAAGTACGAAGAGCCTACCTCCGTCAACGGTGTCCCTGGCGATCCTCTATGGATTGTGAATATCACCAAGTTCGAGCGGGGCAAAATCATCCGCATCGAAAACTATTTTGATACCTACACGGGGCAAAACGCGATGAACGCCCACGGCGGCCTGCCTGATTCCGATGGGTGA
- a CDS encoding acyl-CoA desaturase, whose amino-acid sequence MATVSRVPLRQERPPGSVPSKIWWPYVIGIGGMHVLALLALWPWLFSWSGVAAVVIGHHLFGMLGMTVGYHRLLTHRSFQCPRWLERTLAILGVCCLQDTPARWVATHRLHHQHSDQTHDPHSPLVNFLWGQMGWLMVNNRDVNRLSHLEKYAKDLMRDPFYMWLERSHHGLLVVAAHVVAIFCLGAGIGWLTGGPGEVLRMGLSLVVWGVAVRTVFVWHVTWAVNSLTHLWGYQTYATSDNSRNNWLVGLLAHGEGWHNNHHALPTAAAHGRKWWEFDLSYRVIWTLERLGLAWNVSRPDARSERILAPESGG is encoded by the coding sequence ATGGCTACCGTATCGCGTGTGCCGCTGCGTCAGGAGAGACCGCCAGGGTCGGTTCCTTCGAAAATCTGGTGGCCTTATGTCATCGGGATTGGCGGGATGCATGTACTAGCGCTGTTGGCGCTTTGGCCCTGGCTATTTAGCTGGTCTGGCGTAGCTGCCGTGGTGATTGGGCATCACTTGTTCGGCATGCTGGGGATGACGGTCGGGTACCATCGTTTGCTGACGCATCGCAGCTTTCAGTGTCCGCGGTGGCTCGAACGTACGCTGGCTATCTTGGGGGTGTGTTGTCTGCAAGATACGCCGGCCCGCTGGGTGGCGACGCATCGGCTGCATCATCAGCACTCGGATCAAACACACGATCCGCATAGCCCGCTGGTCAATTTCCTGTGGGGGCAAATGGGCTGGCTAATGGTGAATAACCGTGATGTGAACCGTCTTTCGCACTTGGAAAAGTACGCCAAGGACTTGATGCGCGATCCGTTTTACATGTGGCTCGAACGCTCGCACCATGGGCTGCTGGTGGTCGCGGCCCATGTGGTGGCGATCTTTTGCTTGGGCGCAGGCATCGGTTGGCTGACTGGCGGACCAGGCGAGGTGCTGCGCATGGGACTGAGCCTGGTGGTATGGGGCGTCGCCGTGCGGACGGTCTTCGTGTGGCACGTGACGTGGGCGGTCAACTCACTGACGCACTTGTGGGGCTACCAAACGTATGCCACCAGCGATAACAGCCGCAACAATTGGTTGGTCGGCTTGCTGGCCCACGGCGAAGGGTGGCACAACAATCATCACGCTCTTCCGACGGCCGCGGCCCATGGGCGAAAGTGGTGGGAGTTCGATCTTTCGTACCGCGTGATTTGGACGCTGGAACGCTTGGGGCTGGCCTGGAATGTCTCGCGCCCCGATGCTCGTAGCGAGCGAATCCTGGCACCGGAAAGTGGCGGGTAA
- a CDS encoding metallophosphoesterase family protein gives MKTAVVSDIHGNLDALQAVLKDIESQKVDRIFCLGDVVGYGPNPRECVDIVRTFDLCILGNHDQAALFDPEGFSHGAEQAIFWTRKQLESGEDQDSTLSRWHFLCGLPRTHTEENRLFVHGSARNPLCEYVFPEDIYNPKKLEKIFALVPNVCFQGHTHVPGVFYESAQFMSPTDFENSTYHFNGDKAMINVGSVGQPRDGNPRSCYVIVDEKTVQFRRVEYCIDTVANKIRGIDELDDSQGERLYEGH, from the coding sequence ATGAAAACTGCAGTTGTCAGCGACATACATGGCAACCTCGATGCCCTTCAGGCCGTTCTGAAAGATATTGAGTCGCAAAAAGTCGATCGCATTTTTTGCCTGGGGGATGTCGTAGGCTATGGCCCGAACCCGCGGGAATGCGTCGACATCGTTCGCACGTTCGATCTGTGCATCTTGGGCAACCACGATCAGGCTGCCCTGTTCGATCCGGAAGGTTTCAGCCACGGTGCCGAACAGGCCATCTTCTGGACGCGGAAGCAGCTGGAAAGTGGCGAAGACCAGGACTCAACCCTTAGCCGTTGGCACTTTTTGTGTGGCTTGCCACGGACGCATACCGAAGAGAACCGCTTGTTCGTGCATGGTTCGGCTCGAAATCCGCTGTGCGAGTACGTCTTCCCAGAAGACATCTACAATCCGAAGAAGCTCGAGAAGATTTTCGCGCTGGTTCCGAACGTATGCTTTCAAGGTCACACGCACGTTCCTGGCGTGTTTTACGAGTCGGCCCAGTTCATGAGCCCGACCGATTTCGAGAACAGCACGTACCACTTCAACGGCGACAAGGCGATGATCAACGTCGGCAGTGTCGGCCAGCCACGCGACGGTAACCCGCGTAGTTGTTACGTGATTGTGGACGAGAAGACGGTCCAGTTTCGCCGGGTCGAGTACTGCATCGACACAGTCGCCAACAAAATCCGCGGTATCGACGAGTTGGACGACTCTCAAGGCGAGCGTCTCTATGAGGGACACTAG